Part of the Prosthecobacter vanneervenii genome is shown below.
TTGGTTGGTGGCTGGTGGGCCTTGGATCGGCAGCCGTGTGATCCAAGGCCCATTTTCCTTCTCTGAGGAAACCGCAAAAGCGCGCAAGTTTTCCACAAGATGCTTCTAGGTTCCGAGATTGACGCAGTCTGAAGCTGAGACTTAATCGCAACATGTTAATGAAAATGAATCTCATTAGCAGAGTTTAAGCCTTCTTTGCCAGAACCGTCCCCATGCAAAACACTCTCGCTCCTTCGTTCAGCAGCCGCGTTCTCAAATCCGGTGCCGAAGCACTCTCCTTCACTTCCCTGCTGTGTGCCGCAGGAAACCTGGACGCCCAGACCGCAGCCACGAAACCGGCTCCAAAGACCGAAGATGTCCCGATGGAGATGCCCGAAGTCGTGATCGAGGCCTCGGGCTCGGTTTACAATCCTCAGCGCCTGCAGTCCCCCAAATACACCGAGCCGCTGCGCGACATCCCACAGACGATCACGGTCATTCCCAAGGCAGTCATCGAAGACCGTGGGGCCTTCAGCCTGCGCGACGTGCTGAAAAACACCCCCGGCATCTCCATGCAGGCCGGTGAAGGTGGTGCGGTCTCAGGAGACAACCTTTCCATCCGCGGCTTCAGCGCCCGCAGCGACATCTATCTCGACGGCGTGCGCGACTATGCGAACTACAACCGCGACCCCTTCAACACCGAGCAGGTCGAGATCACCAAAGGCCCCTCCTCCTCGACCGTGGGCCGCGGCTCCACCGGCGGCTCCATCAACACCGTCAGCAAGATGGCCAACCTGACCGACTCCGCCTCCGGCACGGTCAGCGCTGGTACCAGCAACCTCTACCGTGGCACCCTGGATGTGAACCAGACGCTGTCAGAGCACACGGCCTTCCGCCTCAACGGCATGTACCACACGGCCGACACGCCTGGGCGCGATGATGTCTCGATGGAACGCTACGGCATCGCCGCCTCTCTGGGCGCAGGACTGGGCACGGACACGCGTTTCATGCTCAATTACCAGCGTCTGGAGGAAAGCAATATTCCCGACTACGGCCTGCCCTGGATCCCCAGCAACGGCACCTTCAGCGGCTCGGGCACCGTGCTTGCCGGGTATCAAAACCAGGCGCCTCCCGGGGTGAGCTTCAATACCTTCTACGGTCTTCCCGGCGTGGACTATGAAAAGATCCAGACCGACCACTACACGGCCATTTTTGAGCACGACTTCACCAAAGACGTGCGTCTGCGGAATGTGACGCGCTATTCGCGCAGCCACCGTGATTCAGTGAGCACGGCGCCACGTCTTCGAGACACGAGCGCAGCTGTGGGCAATCAATACACGACCGTGCTCAACCGTCAGTTGCAGCGCCGCCAGCAGTTTACTGAAATGTTCGGCAATCAGACGAATCTCGTGGCCGATTTTGCCACCGGGCCCATCAAACACGCGCTGGTCACCGGCATGGAGTTTTACCTGGAGCACCAGCAGAACGCCAACGTGGCTGGCATTGCAACCCTGACCGATCTCTACAACCCCGGCCTCATTCTCCCGCCCAGTGCCGTGCCTCCGGCCAATGCGCAGGACATCACCAGCAAGTATCCGGGGCTGCCAGCACCGACAGAGGCCTACCTTTACACGGTGTCCGCCTACGTCTTTGACACCATGAAAATCGGCAGACACTGGGAGATCAGCACTGGCCTGCGCTATGACCACATGTACGCCACGGTGAGCCTGCCGGGCAATGCCCCTGGCTACTCCAATGCCGATGATCTTTTCAGCTGGAAGGCCGCGCTGATCTACAAGCCGGTGAAGCAGGGCAGCTTCTACTTTGGCTACGGCACTTCATTCAACCCCACCATCGACGGAGCCTCCGGCGCTGGCCTGGGCCTGGCT
Proteins encoded:
- a CDS encoding TonB-dependent receptor; this translates as MQNTLAPSFSSRVLKSGAEALSFTSLLCAAGNLDAQTAATKPAPKTEDVPMEMPEVVIEASGSVYNPQRLQSPKYTEPLRDIPQTITVIPKAVIEDRGAFSLRDVLKNTPGISMQAGEGGAVSGDNLSIRGFSARSDIYLDGVRDYANYNRDPFNTEQVEITKGPSSSTVGRGSTGGSINTVSKMANLTDSASGTVSAGTSNLYRGTLDVNQTLSEHTAFRLNGMYHTADTPGRDDVSMERYGIAASLGAGLGTDTRFMLNYQRLEESNIPDYGLPWIPSNGTFSGSGTVLAGYQNQAPPGVSFNTFYGLPGVDYEKIQTDHYTAIFEHDFTKDVRLRNVTRYSRSHRDSVSTAPRLRDTSAAVGNQYTTVLNRQLQRRQQFTEMFGNQTNLVADFATGPIKHALVTGMEFYLEHQQNANVAGIATLTDLYNPGLILPPSAVPPANAQDITSKYPGLPAPTEAYLYTVSAYVFDTMKIGRHWEISTGLRYDHMYATVSLPGNAPGYSNADDLFSWKAALIYKPVKQGSFYFGYGTSFNPTIDGASGAGLGLAASNTNVSTVGLNPEHTGTYELGTKWDVLEERLSLTAALFRTEKTNARTTDASGITTLAGNQIVQGIEFSATGNITKNWQVFGGYAYMKSETKASTNAGDVGQSLSNAPNQTFNLWTTYNVTEKFQAGFGAQYMGIRTSSNGSTATSGIRVAPCYWTLDAMLNYKLSEKLSLRLNIYNLADERYVGSVGGGQFVPGPGRSAALTASFKF